The stretch of DNA ACGATGTTTTGTCTACCTTCAAACTTTTATTCAATTAACTGGTTAACTAGAAAGAAAGATGAGAAAAAATAACATCATATCTAAACTGGTGAATCGAAAGAAATGACGACACATACCGGTATCAATGATTCAACGACCTTGAAGCTCCATCATTGCACGGATTCACATGATTAGATTCATCTTAATTCTTCAATGTTGTATTCTGCCACAAATTTTAAAAATCAAATTGACACCATTGTTTATCATCCATCGTAATTAGCCATCTATCTCTTAGTTTTTAATTTAGCATCCACAAGTACTCTTGCAATTTAGGGTGGATCACAAAGTGTAAGAGGATATTTACGACATCCAACAAACTCAAATTGACACCATTGTTTATCTCACTATGTAATCAACATCACATGATCACATAGTATAATCGACAAAACGTATCAATGTATCATAGTACAAATATGTCCCCAAATAATGAAAATCACAAATTCTAATTTTAGAGGTATTGAGAGTTAATCTCGACAAAACGTATCAAAATACAAATTATAATGAAAAGTTGAAGATAATTTTTTTGAGTTGGTATTTATTTTGGTACTTTGTTTGACTGACTATTTGGTTTGATCCTATACGCGGTAATAGGTCTTGGCAAGACAACCTTTGCAAGATGCCTATATGACAGCAAGGATATCGATGCTCATTTTGAGAAAAAGCTTTGGATAAGTGTGTCTGATAATTTCAGCATCCCGAGAATCCTGAATGAGATGCTTGAATATGTTACATCAAGTAAAGGAGATTTGTCCAACATAGATGCAATCATAAACAAACTTCAAGAAAATTTGAAGAATAAAAAGTATTTGCTTGTCCTTGATGATGTATGGTGCAAAGATCAAGAGTTGTGGAGTTCCTTGAAAAATGCATTGCAGAGGATCGGGGGACTTCCAGGATGTCTGATTTTAATCACCACTCGTCTCATAGAAGTCACAACGAGATCTCGAGCTGTATACACACACTTGTTGAGAGAACTATCAGAAGAGGAAGGTTGGGCTCTTTTAAAGCAGAGAGTGTCACTGGGTGGGACTTctccaaatttttcaattttagatgAAATTGGGAAAAAGATTGTTGAGAAGTGTAAAGGCGTCCCTTTAGCTATAAAAGCAATCGGAGGTATACTTCAATCGAAGCAGCTTCCACGTGAATGGGAGTTAATAGAAAAAAGTGAGATATGGGATTTGCCACAAAATGATGAAAACCAGATCCTCCCATCACTAAGGTTGACCTTCAACCATTTGCCTTATCCCTCTCTAAAGCAATGCTTTGCTTACTGTTCTACTATTTGTCTTAAAAATTACATCGTACAGAAGGATGAGTTGGTGTATATCTGGTTGGCTCAGGGTTTCCTTCATGGATCTGAAATTAAAAACATGACAATGGAGGAAATTGGCGAGAAGTATCTAATGGTTTTGCTGAATTATTCATTGCTAGATGAAGTAAAGGGTGAAGTACGGGGATATAAGATGCACGATTTAGTTTACGATCTTGCTGTGGATGTTTCCGGGAAAGATTTGTTGTTCTGGAAACCAAAAGATGATCAGAAAATTAACAGTTGTCGCCATTTAGTTATTGATACGAAAGATGTTGAAGCTCTATCCAACCTTCCTATAACAAAGACACTAAAGAAGCTGAGAACAATTTCTAGTGGACTGCCACACAATGTGTTGACCCATGCAAAGTACCTGCGTACTCTATCAGTCGATGATTGTGACATAAAAGAGCTGCCTTCTTCCATTGGTTTGCTTAAACATCTCAGATTTCTCAGTCTGTCATATAATCCAATTGAAACATTGCCAGATTCAATCGGGAAACTTTACCTTCTGCAAACACTCAGACTTCTTGACTGTTCTCATATGAAGGTCCTCCCAGCAATATTGTATAGGTTGACTAACTTAATTCATATCCCAACAACTACTCTCATGCACGCATCTAGAGGATTACGAGAGTTAACTAACATCCACACCTTACCTCGTCTTTCTttgggtggtggtgatgatgatgatgatgatggatggTCTATAAATGAATTAGGGGGTTTGCAAAAGCTTATGGGAGAGATTCATATATCTGGTCTAGAACTTGTGAAAACTAAGGAGAATGCAAGGGAAGCTGACCTTGCTGGAAAAGCCAAGGTTTCAAATATAATCCTAGCTTGGGCGAAGGAAAGAGAGGAAATTAGCGGAGGGAGCTATGATGAAGATGTTTTGGATGGCCTTCAACCTCACCCAAACATAATATCTTTGGAATTACAAAACTTCTTTGGTCCGACGTTTCCTTCCTGGATGCTGACGATGGCAGTTGTGTCCGAGGGTGGAAGTTCCCCGTTGTTGCTTAAAAATCTCACATCTTTCAAGTTACTGAATTGCAGTAGATGCGAGATGCTCCCTACACTAGGACATCTACCTTGTCTAAAATATCTGGTTTTGAGTGGACTCAAAGTGGAAAGTATAGGTAGCGATTTCTATGTTGTTCCTCTGAACGAGAGCAATAACAAGGTTCATCGTGTGTCATTCCCATCTCTGACAGAGCTTGAGATATCCAAATTTAATTCACTGAAGACATGGGTCTTGCCCTCCACAGGAGAAGAGACAATTGTATTTCCTCTTCTTGATGTTATTAAACTTACAAATTGTCCTGAGCTAGAAAAATTTCCCGCCTTGGATTATTTCCAATCCCTTAAAACACTACAACTTTCAAATGTTGGCATCCAATCGTTGGAGATTAAGACACAAAATCCCTTGTCCATGTTGTCACCTGAAGTGAACTTGAAGCTTGAGACACTGGAGATAGATAACTGTGAGAAGCTTGTGTCTATACCCAGGGAGCTGCAGTTCGATGCACCTCTCAAGAGAATGACTGTGACTTTTTGCCCTGCCCTTACTTCCCTGAGCAACCTCTTTACTGGTAGATGTGAAAAACGCGCTTCTTTAGCAACGTTCACGATAGAGGGTCCAACACCAGATTTCAGCAATAGCAGTGTCAATCATGTATCATTTCCATCTCTGATAGAGCTTGAGATTTCTAGTTGCGGAGCGTTGAAGACATGTGTCCTGTCACCCTCAGCAGATGCAACAAATGTTTTTCCTCGTCTTGAGGTTCTTCAAGTTATAAGTTGTCCTGAGCTGGAAACATTGCCTACACTGAATTCCCAATCCCTCAAGAAATTACAGATAAAGAATCTTGGCATCCGATCCTTTTCAATAGCGTCACCAACTGTGAACATGAAGCTTGAGACAGTAGAAGTGATTGATTGTCCTGCGCTTACTTCTCTTCCAAATGATCTTTTCAACGGACTCACTTCCCTAAGCAAGCTCTCCCTTCGTAGATGTGAAGCACTAAGTAATATCCCTACCAGCTTGGAAAAATGCGTGTCTTTGGCGACGCTCACAATAGATGACTGTCCATCTATAAAGGGCCCAACGCCAGATTTCAGCAAGTTGAAGGGTCTAAAAGAGCTATATAAAACTGGAAATTCCATAAAGTTGATGATTTCCATGTTGAAGGCGGTTGTACATCTTCCTAACCTAACGAATTTGACAACCGGTGGGTTCAGTGACGAAGAGGAACAAGAATTATACTTCTCTGATGTGACTCCCATTCTTCAAAATCAATCTCTCCGTACCTTACTTTTGAAAGGAAGCCCAAATATCAAGTCACTACCTGAACAACTTCAACTTCTCACTCAGATTAAATCTTTGTGGATATGCAACTTTGATGACTTGGAAGAACTTCCGGAATGGGTGGGTCGTCTTTCATCTCTTGAGGAATTATGGTTGATAAGATGCAAGAAATTGAAAGATATACCATCAAAGGAGGTTTTCTTACAGATGACACGATTAAGGCAACTGCGTATTTGGGGGAGTCCAATCCTTTCTGAAAATTGTGTCAAAGATGTTGGCTCTGATTGGACCAAGATCTCGCATATCCCCTCTATTTATATGGATGGTGAGGCAATTCAAAACATCATGTGAATCGTAACTAGGTAAGTATATGAAATGCTGGATGTGGGGGTGAGTGGTGAGTGTTGAAAGGGGTGAGGATTTACTATGGGTTTGTAATTGAGTTGCTGCATTTTGTCGAGTTTGACTTAAtataaccttatcccaccatctTTTCTTGTGAAGTTTTATTAGAGTAAGTTAAAATATAAAACGTTTTTAcaataaacaatgtaaaaaccATTTATAAGAGACTTTAATACCCCTATTATTAAGGAAAAATGTGGTTGATAGAAGTTATTTGAAGAGGGTTCATAAAGTAAATTAAATTATTACCATCAAATAGAATCAATCATCAATGTATATCCATCTATATTAATaaacttttttcgagcgattatagagagtccgaGATTTAGGAAATACCCACGACATATTTTCTTAAAAATATCCTTCGGTTGAGAGCTTAAGAGTTACTCTAATTCTAATGTTTATCATAACACAAGTCCTTCATGGACTCAAATTTGTTGGCGATTTACTGTAAAAATATTGTTGAAAGATAATAATAAAAGTATATTCTAATCTTAATTATGGAATTTGTATTGTATTGGAATTAGAAGGAATAatttattttgtatatataaaagAAAAAATTCTCATGCGTCTAATTCATAGTGCTAAAAATAAAATTCATGCATCAATCTCCTTATGATGCATCAAAAGCAATTTACAAAATAGAATATTTTAATAGCTTGAGTGTAAGGAGTACCGTACTCCCGGAGTACACAAGAATTTTTCATGATGCATATGTTTACTTATTATTCTCCATCTTATTATTCTATTTACATATTGTTTTTTTGATGCATTCATGCGttccattttttttaaaatattataAGCTTGGTTATATAATTTATTGTCCAAATGTTTTTATTTGAAGGTCTAATTATTGGTTTTCATATATTTTTAGGGGCAAGAACAAGAGCGCAAGATTGATGTTTCATCGGTAATGTCATCGACAACAATAGTTTTTCGTGCAAAAAATTGTGATTCTGCGTAAAGgtaataataaagttaacatgATGATATTTTTACCGCTTTTTTGCGTTGCAATAATGCTATTTGATACACAATAATTAAGTCTCTTCTAAGGTTGATCAACGCCGCTACACGGCACTGGAAGAACACTGAACAAGGATAAAGTCCATGAATGGCTGGTCATCCTGATACAAATTTCATCTCTTGAGGAATTATGGTTGGGAAATTGCAAGAAATTAAAAGATATACCATCAAAGGAGGTTTTCTTACAGATGACACGATTAGGGAAACTGCGTATTTGGGTGTGTCCAATCCTTTCTGAAAGTTGTGTCAAAGATGTTGGCTTTGATTGGAGCAAGATCTCGCATATCCCATTTATTGATATTCTATAAATTTTGTGGCAATTCAAAACATCAAGTGAATCGTAAGTATATATCATCGTCAAATTTTTATTTGAAATACTTGTTCCGAATTCTTTAATTTCCACGTAGACGTATTCCcaaattttgttctttttattctGATTTAAATTTcatctctttattttattttgtaggGATTGTTAGAGATTGTTGGAGGTGGGTGTAGCTGCATTCTGTCGAGCTTGACGGGAGTCGCGTTGTGAGTTACTCCGTATCATGTAGCTCGGTTTGGGTGCCTCATATATAGCTGGATAGTTCTCCGTATTTGTACTAAAATTTCTTGTGTGTGTTTATAAGAAAGAATTACTTTTGTATGTTTTGTGtatgggtttttctaacgtgtgccccaAGCGCACAGATTAAGAGTCTAAATATAGAAAAAGTTAAAGGAATATTTTACTAAATATGGAATAAATGAGTTGATTCTTACATTTAccctaagggcacacattaagaGTCCTTCACATTTACTCTTATTTGGGATTTGTTGTTTGATTGCTCTCAAACTGATGTTAGCATTCTTAATACGTATCATCAAAACTAAACGATTTATCTAGAATTCATCATTATTTAGGTTCTCGCCATCATTAATTATAATTACCATCAAATAACATAATCAATAACATGAGATTCGCTACCAAGAAATTGAAAGAGAAAAACTGACCTTAACCTTCTAAATATCatcaaaaccaaacaatttaTCTAGAATTAGACTTCGGAGAGGCGTAATAGCACAAATTAAATTACTAATTTGAAAGACGAAGATGATGATTGATGAATAAAGAGATAATTACCTGTAAAAGTAGTGATTCAAGGGGCGGTGAACGACGCCGGAAGTGGTGACTGGTGACCTGCAGGAGTGATTGGGCCGGTGGTGAACTTGGTGCGTCGGTagagtattttattttattttattttattttatttttgagggAAATGTATTTGACTATTTACTTTCTAAATAAACTTGTGTAGTTGTGGCCTTGTGGCCTTGTGGGTAACTCAGCCACTCAGGGAAGGGTGTGTAAAATTCGGTCTGGACCGGAAAAATGGATCGATTTGAATTGGAATTCATTGGTTCggaatcaaaattaaaattacgGTTTGGTCTCCGGTTCAATATATCTAAGATTTTGGGACCCATTTTTTCCGATTTGGAACGAAATTTTCATTATTTGATTTTTCtcttaaaattatattttaatccGATCAATCAATACCGAAATTTTTGAACCAAATTGGAAAGAGTggacatataatcacataatctaGTGCAACCGGTTCGTCTTGGACCGGAATGTTTCCTAACACGACCGATTCTAATCCAAATTTTTTGTCGATTTCTATTTTGGTaccggttttggaccggtgcaCAACACTATATGAGACATCCATAAGGCTAAATCCGCGcctgatgatttttttttttatctaacAAAACGTGTATTTAGTGGCATTACAATAGAGGGCAGAGGGCTATTGTCCACAATATCTTCGTTTTAACCATTAGACTAAGACATCTTCGATAATTCACCCTTGAATTGATGACTGGTGAGAGGGAGTAATTATCAGTTTGTACAATTAGTTTTTTGTCTACATTATGATACAGTTAAATGTTTGTAATATGTATATTTTTCTCGCTCGTCCTATCATTATTGTTGAATTATAAAAAATAATGATATAAAAGAGAAAATCTATTCGAACAAAATTTAACAATATAAAGTGTGCGAATAATAATATTGTTATGATCCATTCTAGCACGACACATGATTCGCACGGCCCACCACGGACATGGCACGACATGGGCCGTCCTTGGGCCGCAAATTAAGAAAATAGGTCGTGCCTGGACTGTGGTTCCTGAGTCCTGACCCTAACTCGACCCAAAATTCATATAATTCCGACCAGTACGAACTCAAAGAGATCTGAGACGTAATTTACCGAATCCAAAATAAGCGAACCCAAAACGTGCTCTCTTGACCCATTGGATATGTCTAGGTAGGAAGTATAAATACGAAGTACTCTTATTAACATGAATTACCATTTGAGTagattgtaacaaaaaaaaaaaaaacttcaatcAAAAGCATATGCAGAAGATGATGAGTCAAACCCTTGGATCCATCCTTCTTTTTCACTTTTTAATTCCTTCAACAAAGAAACCCAAACTCTGCGCCCACAATTTTAAAATCTGGGTAATGATGATTACCTGATTTTGATGATTTAAATAGGCAATTTTTTAAATCAACTGGGTTTGTAGGAAACAGAAGATGAGCAAATCAAGTTTGGGTAATGATGATCGACGCGGTTGATTGAAACGACGTCGTTGAATCCGGGAAAAATTATGGGTAAGGATGGTTAATTGTCTCTTAtctcttttttttatttattttttggaaGTTGATTCGTTTAACGCCGATTAATTTAAATTGTTTAGATTAATTAAAATTTAGTTTAAGAAAACCGTCTAAAAAATTCTTCCAACCAATTGTTTGAAGTAATTATTAACATTGTTTCTACTTTATAAGTGGTGGTCTTTATTAGAATTATGAAGATTCCTAAATTTGGCCCCATTCCAAACGTTAGTGTAATTACAGGCTTGCAGTAGACAATTGCAAGCTCATTGATGTTGAAGTTGATGTGAACACTCTTTTTGACAATTTTACCAAAGACAATTTTCCAACTAGGCTAGGACCCAGGACCAGGACACTACCGGTAATATTTCCTTTAGGAAATTTCTTGTGTCTTTCGGGATGGAGTACTGCTTACACCTAAGTCATTAAAATATTTCATTTAGTGGATTGGCTTTGGGTGTAAGGAGTACTGTACTCACGGAGGACACTGAGAATTTTTCTTTCgtttataaattttcataaattgcAAAATGAGTCCGTTTCATTCAGTGAGACAGCCTaaaagtttgtttatttaatGATCGTTTTACCGTATAAGACCGTCCCACCGAATAATTACTGATAAATTTTAACTTAGACCTCTTAGATATTCCTGTTGTTTTCCCCTTTATTTTATTTGAATGTATGAGGGCCTTAAATAAGGACGGCCTTATAAACTaaaaatgatgaaataaatttcacaaattcttattagTAACGAGCATATCCGTTCGAGTCAAATATCACCTACATAGAGAGTATAACGATAAATCACTCGTCACTCTCTAGCCACTCTTATTTTTGTGACGGATATAGTGTACTTGCCAATTGCCATACGGTAGAATTACCGAAGAAATTTAATGTCTGACTTTTCTTCATTGATTTTTTACATGGTTTTTTAAAGAATTCTACTACTATATATCCAACTCTTATCTTTTACTCTTTCTGTGCTCTGTACTTCTATTCCAACCCATCCCATAAACCATCAATATTGAAAAGCTTGTGTTTACTTAAACCTTATTATTAATACATTGTGATGGCTGAAAAGGCGGCCCTCAGCTTGGCGACTGATGCCACTAAGGCCATAGGTCAAATGTTAATGGATCGAACCATAGAAGAGATGCAGTTGATGTGGGGTCTCAAGGATGAGCTTGAAAAGCTTAAGACCAAATTCTCGAACCTCCAGCTCTTTCTCAAAGACATGGGGAGTGCAAAGCATGCTGATAAGAGAGGTCAGGTCAACGATTGGGTTCTGAAAGTCAAGGATGCGGCTTATGTTGCTGATGATATCATTGATGACTACGACTATGAAATCATCCGCAGGGAACACGAGCAGAAAGAGCGATTTGTGAAACAGTTCAAAGACTTTTTCACTCGTAACAACTCCATCGTATTTCGCATTAGGATGTCTCGCAGGGTTCGTGATGCCCTAGCCATGTTTGATGAACTTGACAAGAACGCCCAAAACATGGGTCTCAAACAGTTGCAGATCACAGCAGACGGGATCGCAGGGACATCTGCAAACAATGACGAAGGTAGCGACATATTGAGTGAAGCTCGACGACATGCATCTGCTAATGCCGCTGAATTTGTGGGAAGGAATGATGAGATGAAGAAATTGATAGAAATAATGTGCAGCCCAAGTAATGAGGAAGCTCACATTTCTACGGTTGCCATCCGCGGAATAGGAGGTAAACTTACTATATGACTTCAGACTTCAATTATTTGTACTGTCTTCCATTTTTGTATGCCAAATCATGTCGTATTAATCATCTGTCATTACCATGAGTCTTGACAACATGTAATCATGTATGGTCAAGTTATCAAAAGACAAAAGCTACCATTACTGCATTTTGAGGTTATATTGAGTGCATATGGGGGCTAGAGTAGGCAATGGGCCGTGCTGGGCCGTCCTGCGTGCCGGTCCGTCGTGTTTTCCCCCAAAATTGGCCGGCCCAGGCACGAATATTGGGCTTCTCGGGCCGTGCCGTGCCAGGCCCACTGATCCAAACCCACACCGCGGCCTGCTCATGGCACGACCATTTTCGTAGTTgggccgtgcctggcccatggTCTTTTCGTGCCTTGTCCGTAGGCCGGCCCATgtgctttaatattttttttattttaaaaaaaatgttatataattgatatatttttagtactttttgtttaactagttgttgcaccgcgcCCTATCGGGCGCAGTGCCCCAATTTGGCTAATTCGTTATGTGAAATATGAAGGGCACGTGAAAACATAAGACACTTGCTTTAAATTAAGCATACAACAATAATAGAGAAAGCACATTACATGATAAGTTTTTCAAAGACAAAGTAACAACCTGACCATACAACTCTAATATAGTTCAATGACAACAAACACGCTTAGCAAATTCTGGAGTTACAAACTAATGGCTTAACGATAACCCAGCCGCATAAATCTTACTTTCCTAGCTGCCCTATGTGAACCTTAACGATTTTCCTACTAATTTATTTTCGTCCACATGAGCAAGCCCTTCTTCACCTACAAGCTTGCATCTGGAACCTGCACATAGTCCACCTGACCAATTTAGTGTATGAAACAATTTTCATTGTAGAGGCGGTAACTATTCCATGCAAAATATGTGACTGAAATCAAGGAAAGAGACAAGTCAGCTCATGCAACCATATTAGCCCTCAATCTATCCACTCCTATTTGAACAGTGGCTCTATTTCACATGAATAGATTACTCCTAGAAACTACATGTCGGCCCTCCTATTGTAAATTATTTTAGATACGAAACCTCGTATGGAGTACTAAATGAACTCTCTTTACTTTCGATTTGGGTATAAGCCAACCTATTTGTGAAATTCAACCGAGGACATTAAGAAGGCATATAAATGGATCTACCTTATGTGGAAGCCTGAACGCGAGACCTGGATGGTCAAAGCTATGATATCCCACGGACGAAGTCCTGGCATGGGACAAAAAATTAGTAAGAGTTGATCCATTCATGATACGATTTATATGAGACCGTCTCACATCTGACACCAACCAACACACCATATAATCAAATGAGTAATGCTATAAGCAGAAGGATAATTCAGGAGCCAAAATGGGTAGCCCCACACTTCCATAAGCACAAGGAGTCCACTCCCATAAATCACTTTGGAACGGACTGGATGGATTCTATATGAATCAAAGCGTGTATGAGAGAAATTTAGAAACCACT from Silene latifolia isolate original U9 population chromosome 10, ASM4854445v1, whole genome shotgun sequence encodes:
- the LOC141604783 gene encoding putative disease resistance protein RGA3, which translates into the protein MAEAAAINLATDATKAMGQLLMGRTIEEMKMVWGLKDDLQKLKTKFSNLQLFLKDVESAKHADKRSQVNDWVLKVKDAAYVTDDIIDDYDYEIIRREREKKKQFRGLFSRNNNPIVFRIRMSRRVRDALAMFDELDKNAQNMGLKQVEITKDGITGMSSNIDQGSERLSQARQHAAVNPNEFVGREDEMQKLLEIMCSPSNEEALISTVAILGLGGLGKTTFARCLYDSKDIDAHFEKKLWISVSDNFSIPRILNEMLEYVTSSKGDLSNIDAIINKLQENLKNKKYLLVLDDVWCKDQELWSSLKNALQRIGGLPGCLILITTRLIEVTTRSRAVYTHLLRELSEEEGWALLKQRVSLGGTSPNFSILDEIGKKIVEKCKGVPLAIKAIGGILQSKQLPREWELIEKSEIWDLPQNDENQILPSLRLTFNHLPYPSLKQCFAYCSTICLKNYIVQKDELVYIWLAQGFLHGSEIKNMTMEEIGEKYLMVLLNYSLLDEVKGEVRGYKMHDLVYDLAVDVSGKDLLFWKPKDDQKINSCRHLVIDTKDVEALSNLPITKTLKKLRTISSGLPHNVLTHAKYLRTLSVDDCDIKELPSSIGLLKHLRFLSLSYNPIETLPDSIGKLYLLQTLRLLDCSHMKVLPAILYRLTNLIHIPTTTLMHASRGLRELTNIHTLPRLSLGGGDDDDDDGWSINELGGLQKLMGEIHISGLELVKTKENAREADLAGKAKVSNIILAWAKEREEISGGSYDEDVLDGLQPHPNIISLELQNFFGPTFPSWMLTMAVVSEGGSSPLLLKNLTSFKLLNCSRCEMLPTLGHLPCLKYLVLSGLKVESIGSDFYVVPLNESNNKVHRVSFPSLTELEISKFNSLKTWVLPSTGEETIVFPLLDVIKLTNCPELEKFPALDYFQSLKTLQLSNVGIQSLEIKTQNPLSMLSPEVNLKLETLEIDNCEKLVSIPRELQFDAPLKRMTVTFCPALTSLSNLFTGRCEKRASLATFTIEGPTPDFSNSSVNHVSFPSLIELEISSCGALKTCVLSPSADATNVFPRLEVLQVISCPELETLPTLNSQSLKKLQIKNLGIRSFSIASPTVNMKLETVEVIDCPALTSLPNDLFNGLTSLSKLSLRRCEALSNIPTSLEKCVSLATLTIDDCPSIKGPTPDFSKLKGLKELYKTGNSIKLMISMLKAVVHLPNLTNLTTGGFSDEEEQELYFSDVTPILQNQSLRTLLLKGSPNIKSLPEQLQLLTQIKSLWICNFDDLEELPEWVGRLSSLEELWLIRCKKLKDIPSKEVFLQMTRLRQLRIWGSPILSENCVKDVGSDWTKISHIPSIYMDGEAIQNIM